Proteins from a genomic interval of Paenibacillus sp. FSL H8-0048:
- a CDS encoding L,D-transpeptidase family protein: MKNAQHLKAYVQMHSDNKMAWYLLGKEYYKNGQYGKANYCFNQAGEVYEAFERSKVPAEMLQQYEEGLLESARERQTARLRKRRVLLALMLMLLLLIPAAVAPGIQQGSAGRAAPAANISAVLPETAEEPQVSPQEPISLDFMAVASDAAAGGGGLAAILKSAKTPSATALLGMKRSGKWLLWKKGLPLEATLAKSGEGRIVYQSYNQAACACQPPGPAELKQQGLVWQKQQEELAVLWSALHAYKNIKGAYPEAVQELVRPFPANVLGGITPLMKEAFAPLRSAARGEAPLLSASPQLSGQEAGTPGQEQTGGGRPAAGPGEKLFFKEHLTIIVDKQSYRLAVTSGNVIVRNYPVGLGGDKTPEGEFFIKDKVVNPNGRDNGEFGSRGMQLSDSNYAIHGTNEPGSIGKDESLGCIRMNRKDVEELFAMVPMGTKVQISQGVLPEELVVPEERFPSDSPRNQTNPHKVYHWLN, translated from the coding sequence ATGAAGAATGCTCAGCATCTAAAAGCCTATGTACAGATGCATTCAGACAATAAGATGGCATGGTACTTGCTTGGTAAGGAATACTATAAGAATGGCCAGTATGGAAAGGCGAATTACTGCTTTAATCAGGCCGGGGAAGTATATGAAGCTTTTGAACGCAGCAAGGTGCCGGCGGAAATGCTGCAGCAGTACGAGGAAGGGCTGCTGGAATCGGCCCGGGAACGGCAGACTGCGAGGCTCAGGAAGCGCAGGGTTCTCCTGGCTCTAATGCTGATGTTGTTACTGCTTATTCCGGCTGCCGTTGCACCGGGAATTCAGCAAGGCAGTGCGGGCAGAGCTGCTCCGGCCGCGAATATCTCAGCCGTGCTGCCGGAGACCGCCGAAGAGCCGCAGGTAAGTCCGCAAGAACCGATAAGTCTGGATTTCATGGCGGTAGCGTCGGATGCTGCTGCGGGGGGAGGGGGCCTGGCAGCCATCCTGAAGTCGGCGAAGACGCCTTCCGCCACCGCACTGCTCGGTATGAAGCGCTCGGGCAAATGGCTGCTGTGGAAGAAAGGGCTGCCGCTGGAGGCTACCCTTGCCAAGAGCGGAGAAGGGCGCATAGTCTATCAGTCTTATAATCAGGCAGCGTGCGCTTGCCAGCCGCCGGGTCCGGCGGAGCTTAAACAGCAGGGGCTGGTCTGGCAGAAGCAGCAGGAGGAGCTCGCTGTGCTATGGAGTGCGCTGCATGCGTACAAGAACATCAAAGGGGCTTATCCCGAAGCGGTACAGGAATTAGTGAGGCCGTTCCCGGCGAACGTGCTGGGCGGCATCACCCCTCTGATGAAGGAAGCCTTCGCACCGCTGCGCAGTGCCGCACGGGGAGAGGCGCCGCTGCTCTCTGCATCTCCGCAGCTGTCCGGCCAAGAGGCAGGTACTCCGGGACAAGAGCAGACAGGCGGAGGACGTCCGGCGGCGGGGCCGGGGGAGAAGCTCTTTTTCAAAGAACACCTTACTATTATTGTAGATAAGCAAAGCTACCGTCTGGCGGTCACCAGCGGCAATGTGATTGTGCGGAATTATCCTGTGGGGCTCGGCGGAGATAAGACACCTGAAGGAGAGTTCTTCATTAAGGATAAGGTCGTGAACCCGAACGGGCGCGATAACGGGGAATTCGGCAGCCGCGGCATGCAGCTCTCGGACAGTAATTATGCAATTCACGGGACGAATGAGCCGGGTAGCATCGGCAAGGATGAGTCGCTGGGGTGTATCCGGATGAACCGGAAGGATGTGGAGGAGCTGTTCGCGATGGTGCCGATGGGCACGAAGGTTCAGATCAGTCAAGGGGTTCTGCCTGAGGAGCTGGTCGTACCGGAGGAACGTTTCCCTTCGGATTCGCCCCGTAATCAGACCAACCCCCATAAAGTGTACCATTGGCTGAACTAA
- a CDS encoding exonuclease domain-containing protein, translating to MKEPSKGGGFWNNLRQGGMPSAIASMRGGESAQQTAQQMAFIRSLMREKRRPEVLHTPLSELETVIFDLETTGFSHQGGDEIMSIGAIRVVGEEVKAEECFYTLVNCGAAIPDNITRLTGISAEMTSSAPPLMDGLHNFMSFVGQRVLVAHGSAHDKAFLNAALWKTSKVQLTHRVLDTMMLARWLEPHRSNYTLDELLAIHEIPIEGRHHALEDAKMTAKLWVTYIRQILQKNQVDTLGDLYAYLSRT from the coding sequence ATGAAGGAGCCGAGCAAAGGCGGAGGATTCTGGAATAATCTGCGGCAAGGCGGAATGCCCTCTGCCATCGCTTCCATGAGGGGCGGAGAATCGGCGCAGCAGACAGCCCAGCAAATGGCCTTTATCCGTTCTCTGATGCGCGAGAAACGGCGTCCTGAGGTGCTGCATACTCCGCTCTCTGAACTGGAGACGGTGATTTTCGATCTGGAGACTACGGGTTTCTCCCATCAAGGAGGAGACGAGATTATGTCTATCGGAGCGATCCGGGTGGTCGGCGAAGAGGTCAAGGCAGAGGAATGCTTCTATACACTGGTCAACTGCGGGGCAGCGATTCCTGACAATATTACGAGACTGACCGGAATCTCAGCCGAGATGACCTCCTCTGCTCCGCCGCTGATGGATGGCCTGCATAACTTCATGTCTTTCGTCGGACAGAGGGTGCTGGTGGCGCACGGAAGTGCCCATGATAAGGCATTCCTGAACGCAGCCTTATGGAAGACCTCCAAGGTCCAGTTAACCCACCGGGTGCTGGATACAATGATGCTGGCCCGCTGGCTGGAGCCGCACCGCAGCAATTACACGCTGGATGAGCTGCTGGCGATCCATGAGATTCCTATTGAGGGACGTCACCATGCGCTGGAGGATGCCAAGATGACAGCGAAGCTGTGGGTTACTTACATCCGCCAGATCTTACAAAAGAACCAGGTGGATACACTAGGCGACTTGTACGCCTATCTAAGCAGGACATGA
- a CDS encoding quinone-dependent dihydroorotate dehydrogenase has protein sequence MLYRHFGKPIFFKMDPETAHHLVIGGLNKADLVPGGSAAMRLMYGVPETADLAMDLFGVHFPTPVGLAAGLDKNAEAVGGFSSIGFGFMEVGTVTPVGQPGNDSPRLFRLLPDKALINRMGFNNEGAEAMAERLKKLKKRRIPVAVNIGRNKATPNELAHEDYRKCIRTLYPYGDFFVVNISSPNTPDLRSLQHGSELSNLLSEVKEEMELQRAKTGFTKGLLVKIAPDVSDAELEYMVHTITEAGMDGIIATNTTLSREGLQSDKASETGGLSGQPLSERSTEIIRRIYTQTGGKLPIIGSGGIFTAQDAYDKIRAGASLVEIYTALIYEGPEVNRRVHAGLRQLLRRDGYQRLLDAVGADHH, from the coding sequence GTGCTGTATCGACATTTTGGTAAACCTATTTTCTTTAAAATGGACCCGGAGACGGCGCATCATCTCGTCATCGGCGGACTGAATAAAGCAGATCTGGTTCCCGGCGGGAGCGCAGCCATGCGGCTAATGTACGGGGTTCCTGAGACTGCTGATCTTGCAATGGATCTGTTCGGGGTACATTTCCCAACCCCAGTGGGCTTAGCGGCAGGACTGGATAAGAATGCGGAAGCGGTAGGAGGTTTCTCTTCGATCGGCTTCGGATTCATGGAGGTAGGCACGGTAACTCCGGTAGGCCAGCCCGGCAATGACAGCCCCCGGCTGTTCCGGCTGCTGCCCGACAAAGCGCTTATTAACCGGATGGGCTTCAATAATGAAGGCGCGGAGGCTATGGCTGAACGTCTCAAGAAGCTGAAGAAGCGCAGAATTCCGGTGGCGGTCAATATCGGACGCAACAAGGCCACCCCGAATGAATTGGCGCATGAGGATTACCGCAAGTGTATCCGTACGCTGTATCCGTACGGTGATTTTTTTGTGGTCAATATCAGCTCGCCGAATACCCCGGATCTCCGGAGTCTTCAGCATGGCAGCGAGCTCTCGAACCTGCTTAGCGAGGTTAAGGAAGAAATGGAGCTGCAGCGGGCGAAGACTGGCTTCACAAAAGGGCTTCTGGTCAAGATTGCTCCCGATGTCAGTGACGCTGAGCTGGAATATATGGTACATACCATCACGGAAGCCGGAATGGACGGCATCATTGCCACCAATACGACACTCTCCCGTGAAGGGCTGCAGAGCGACAAAGCCAGTGAGACAGGCGGGCTGAGCGGCCAGCCGCTGAGTGAACGTTCTACAGAGATTATCCGCAGAATCTATACCCAGACTGGCGGCAAGCTGCCGATTATCGGGTCGGGCGGGATTTTTACAGCCCAGGATGCTTACGATAAAATACGGGCAGGCGCCAGTCTGGTCGAAATTTATACAGCACTCATCTATGAAGGGCCGGAGGTTAACCGCAGAGTGCATGCCGGACTACGGCAGCTGCTGCGGCGGGATGGCTATCAGAGGCTCCTTGATGCGGTAGGCGCTGATCATCACTGA
- a CDS encoding TlpA family protein disulfide reductase, with amino-acid sequence MKAVHKRNVTILALIVFLAALAIEHKMKSEPKAVAVLQQTGEPETGASAGLKAPPFTVQEGDKQYGVDGAREKPVILNFWASWCDPCRQEAPELNKLAMKYSKVLDVYGINVTSQDYKPNAERFVKKYMLTFPVMYDLKGQIFDKYNGAVFPTNVLIDKNGIISEIILGVLSAEELEKKIIALTGS; translated from the coding sequence ATGAAAGCAGTCCATAAACGGAATGTAACGATTCTGGCCTTGATTGTTTTTCTGGCCGCTCTTGCCATAGAACATAAAATGAAATCGGAGCCTAAGGCGGTTGCGGTCCTGCAGCAGACGGGGGAACCGGAGACTGGTGCATCGGCAGGACTCAAAGCGCCTCCTTTTACAGTGCAGGAGGGGGATAAGCAATATGGGGTCGATGGGGCGAGGGAGAAGCCGGTCATTCTTAACTTCTGGGCCTCCTGGTGCGATCCTTGCCGGCAGGAGGCTCCTGAGCTGAATAAGCTGGCAATGAAATACAGCAAGGTGCTGGATGTATACGGAATTAACGTGACCAGCCAGGATTACAAGCCGAATGCGGAACGCTTCGTCAAGAAGTACATGCTGACCTTCCCGGTGATGTATGATCTGAAGGGCCAGATCTTCGACAAGTATAACGGGGCGGTGTTCCCGACCAATGTATTGATCGATAAGAACGGGATCATCAGCGAGATTATTCTGGGGGTCCTGAGCGCAGAGGAATTGGAGAAAAAGATTATTGCGCTAACCGGGTCCTAG
- a CDS encoding GTP pyrophosphokinase yields the protein MDVRDWGTFLLPYEQTVEELKVKFKTMRSELKKREEYTPIEFVTGRVKRLSSILEKAKRLNVKMEDLETGIEDIAGIRIMCQFVEDIRRVAEYIRARKDLEVLYEKDYITNYKESGYRSFHMIIRYPVQTALGQKIVLAEIQIRTLAMNFWATIEHSLNYKYRESLPDEMRVRLKTAAEAASILDSEMSSIREEILEAQKTFEENSNMTTQLLKAIHQLYFYHLVNEAIESQERFNAIWQAQDMDAMKELLDHVRELLSKAKKGSEPDGL from the coding sequence ATGGACGTCAGGGACTGGGGAACTTTTCTGCTTCCTTATGAACAAACGGTGGAGGAATTGAAGGTTAAATTCAAGACGATGCGCTCTGAACTCAAGAAAAGGGAAGAATACACTCCGATTGAATTCGTTACCGGCCGTGTGAAGCGGCTGTCTAGCATACTTGAGAAGGCCAAACGGTTAAATGTCAAAATGGAGGATCTGGAAACGGGTATTGAGGATATCGCCGGCATTCGCATTATGTGCCAGTTCGTGGAGGATATCCGCAGAGTGGCGGAATACATCCGTGCCCGCAAGGACCTTGAAGTACTATATGAGAAGGACTACATTACCAATTATAAGGAGAGCGGCTACCGCAGCTTCCATATGATCATCCGGTATCCGGTACAGACTGCGCTGGGTCAAAAGATTGTACTGGCTGAAATTCAAATCCGTACACTGGCGATGAACTTCTGGGCAACCATTGAGCATTCGCTGAATTATAAATACCGGGAGAGCCTGCCCGATGAAATGCGGGTGCGCCTGAAGACGGCAGCAGAAGCGGCATCCATTCTGGACAGCGAGATGTCGAGTATCCGGGAAGAGATTCTGGAGGCCCAGAAGACCTTCGAGGAGAACTCGAACATGACGACCCAACTGCTGAAGGCGATTCATCAGCTGTATTTCTATCATCTTGTGAATGAAGCGATTGAGAGCCAGGAACGGTTCAATGCGATCTGGCAGGCTCAGGATATGGATGCAATGAAGGAACTGCTGGACCATGTGCGCGAGCTGCTCTCGAAGGCCAAGAAGGGCAGCGAGCCGGATGGCTTATGA
- the cimA gene encoding citramalate synthase → MSKSISIFDTTLRDGTQGEGISLSADDKLKIARKLDDLGVHYIEGGNPGSNNKDIEFFKRVQELHLNAKITAFGSTRRKNTVAEQDEGLQRMINAGVPAATLVGKSWDFHVHTALQTTLEENLAMTFDSISYLKRKGLEVIFDAEHFFDGFKNNPEYAAAVLTRAREAGADWLVMCDTNGGTLPHEIHDIVTSIGVLLPEASLGIHTHNDCELAVANTLSAIGAGARQVQGTINGYGERCGNANLCSIIPTLQLKMGYRCIPGDSLPQLTNTARFISEVANVNMPVNQPYVGTAAFAHKGGIHVSAILRDSRTYEHIAPELVGNKQRVLVSELAGQSNVLSKAQDMGLSLDPSSEQARKVIDKIKNLEHQGYQFEGADASLELLLREATGEMNELFTFESFKMLVEKTAGRPVVSEAFVKLKVGGESLYTAAEGNGPVNALDNALRKALQTYFPQLKDMHLSDYKVRVLDEQDQTAAKVRVLIESKDYSDTWSTVGVSSNVIEASWEALVDSMRYALLGQISLDQGIPASNEPRGLVNH, encoded by the coding sequence ATGTCTAAGTCTATCTCCATCTTCGATACCACCCTGCGTGACGGAACACAAGGCGAGGGGATCAGCCTGTCGGCGGATGACAAGCTGAAGATTGCCAGGAAACTCGACGATCTGGGTGTCCACTATATCGAAGGCGGCAATCCGGGCAGCAACAACAAGGACATCGAATTTTTCAAAAGAGTCCAGGAGCTCCATCTGAATGCCAAGATTACCGCATTCGGCAGCACCCGGCGCAAGAACACAGTGGCTGAGCAGGACGAGGGACTGCAGCGGATGATTAACGCCGGCGTTCCGGCGGCTACCCTGGTGGGCAAATCGTGGGATTTCCATGTTCACACTGCCCTGCAGACCACCCTGGAAGAGAACCTGGCCATGACCTTCGACTCCATCTCTTATCTGAAGCGCAAGGGCCTTGAGGTCATCTTCGATGCAGAGCATTTCTTCGACGGCTTCAAGAATAATCCTGAATACGCCGCTGCCGTTCTCACCCGTGCCCGCGAGGCTGGGGCAGACTGGCTGGTGATGTGCGATACGAACGGCGGCACCCTGCCGCATGAGATTCATGATATTGTGACAAGCATTGGTGTACTGCTGCCAGAAGCATCGCTCGGTATTCATACACACAACGATTGTGAGCTTGCGGTTGCCAACACCCTAAGCGCAATCGGCGCCGGTGCCCGGCAGGTCCAGGGGACTATTAACGGCTACGGCGAGCGCTGCGGCAATGCCAATCTGTGCTCCATTATTCCTACGCTTCAACTTAAGATGGGCTACCGCTGCATCCCTGGCGATTCCCTGCCGCAGTTAACCAACACGGCCCGGTTCATCAGCGAGGTAGCCAACGTGAACATGCCGGTGAATCAGCCTTATGTCGGTACAGCCGCATTTGCCCACAAGGGCGGCATCCACGTATCTGCCATTTTGCGCGATTCACGGACGTACGAGCATATCGCCCCTGAACTGGTAGGCAATAAGCAGCGTGTCCTGGTCTCCGAGCTTGCCGGACAGAGCAATGTGCTGTCTAAGGCGCAGGACATGGGCCTCAGCCTTGATCCAAGCAGCGAGCAGGCGCGCAAGGTGATTGACAAGATTAAGAATCTTGAACACCAGGGGTATCAGTTCGAAGGCGCGGATGCTTCGCTTGAATTGCTGCTCCGGGAAGCAACCGGCGAGATGAACGAGCTGTTCACCTTCGAATCATTCAAGATGCTGGTTGAGAAAACCGCCGGCCGCCCTGTCGTCTCCGAAGCCTTCGTTAAGCTGAAGGTCGGCGGCGAGAGCCTGTACACAGCCGCCGAAGGCAACGGACCGGTCAACGCACTCGATAATGCGCTGCGTAAGGCGCTGCAGACCTACTTCCCGCAGCTTAAAGACATGCACCTCTCCGACTATAAGGTCCGCGTGCTGGATGAGCAGGATCAGACCGCCGCGAAGGTACGCGTGCTGATTGAATCCAAGGACTACAGCGACACCTGGAGCACCGTAGGCGTATCCAGCAACGTGATCGAAGCGAGCTGGGAGGCTCTGGTCGATTCCATGCGCTATGCCCTCCTGGGACAGATTTCACTGGACCAGGGAATTCCGGCCAGCAATGAACCGAGAGGTCTGGTCAATCACTGA
- a CDS encoding RsmB/NOP family class I SAM-dependent RNA methyltransferase, with protein MTAQLPGAFAQRMKELLGPEYEQFIDTYQQSPYGGIRANTLKIAVDGLRERSPFTLEPIPWCPSGFYTGEGARPGKHPYYHAGLYYIQEPSAMAPVELLDVQPGDRVLDLCAAPGGKSTQIAAKLQGEGLLVSNDLHPERTKALAKNLELYGVRNGIVLNERPERIAAAFPGFFDRILIDAPCSGEGMFRKDEDMVRQWEPGTPDKYAEMQREILRAAASALKPGGTMVYSTCTFAPEENEEMIAGFLSGHPQFSLVPVGGTGPFAAGLGRLPGAARLWPHKVKGEGHFMAVLRHDGSDGAESQAENVKARNDMRERSLSTAPRSKAGKTDFHSKAVPGKADHGRGGKGGRGSGHGSGSGSGRAGTGPGPQSQRTGGEAVAFAVYADFIEELLGAQPPGHAIWFGDHLYISPLPREALDGLKTVRPGWYAGQIKSGRFVPGHPLATALRPEECSRWVSLSSASGEAVSYLKGETLSIPAGRLSIKEGHAYKGYTLVCIDGFSVGWGKWQDGLLKNEYPAGWRWT; from the coding sequence ATGACGGCACAACTGCCCGGAGCTTTCGCGCAGCGTATGAAAGAGCTGCTGGGACCGGAATATGAGCAATTTATAGATACCTATCAGCAGTCACCCTACGGGGGAATCCGTGCCAATACACTGAAAATAGCGGTGGACGGGCTGCGGGAGCGTTCCCCCTTCACACTGGAGCCGATTCCCTGGTGTCCTTCGGGCTTCTATACCGGAGAGGGAGCCAGACCCGGAAAGCACCCCTATTATCATGCGGGGCTGTACTATATTCAGGAGCCGAGTGCCATGGCCCCGGTTGAACTGCTGGACGTTCAGCCGGGGGACCGGGTGCTCGATCTGTGCGCAGCCCCGGGCGGCAAGTCTACCCAGATTGCTGCCAAGCTGCAGGGCGAAGGCCTGCTGGTCTCGAATGACCTGCATCCTGAACGGACGAAGGCGCTCGCCAAGAATCTGGAGCTGTACGGCGTGCGTAACGGCATTGTCCTGAATGAGCGCCCGGAGCGGATTGCGGCGGCCTTCCCGGGGTTCTTCGACCGGATTCTGATCGACGCGCCGTGTTCGGGTGAAGGCATGTTCCGCAAGGACGAGGATATGGTCAGACAGTGGGAGCCGGGAACCCCGGACAAATATGCGGAGATGCAGCGGGAGATTCTGCGGGCTGCAGCTTCAGCGCTGAAGCCCGGCGGTACCATGGTGTACTCCACCTGCACGTTCGCTCCGGAGGAGAACGAGGAGATGATTGCCGGGTTCCTGTCCGGGCATCCGCAGTTCTCGCTGGTTCCCGTAGGCGGAACCGGTCCGTTCGCTGCCGGACTCGGCCGATTGCCGGGTGCGGCGCGGCTGTGGCCGCATAAGGTCAAGGGGGAAGGGCATTTCATGGCGGTATTACGCCATGATGGAAGTGACGGAGCGGAGAGTCAGGCTGAGAATGTAAAAGCACGAAATGACATGAGAGAGAGAAGCCTGTCCACTGCCCCCCGGAGCAAGGCTGGCAAAACAGACTTTCATAGTAAGGCAGTTCCCGGTAAGGCAGATCACGGCCGGGGCGGCAAGGGAGGACGCGGATCTGGACACGGCTCCGGCTCTGGCTCTGGTAGAGCCGGAACGGGTCCAGGTCCGCAGTCACAGCGAACTGGCGGGGAAGCGGTAGCGTTCGCGGTCTATGCGGACTTTATTGAAGAGCTGCTGGGGGCACAGCCGCCCGGACATGCGATATGGTTCGGCGACCATCTATATATTTCCCCGTTGCCGCGTGAAGCGCTGGACGGTCTGAAGACGGTTCGGCCGGGCTGGTATGCGGGACAGATCAAGAGCGGCAGATTCGTTCCCGGTCATCCGCTCGCAACAGCATTGCGTCCTGAGGAATGCAGCCGCTGGGTATCGCTATCCAGCGCCAGCGGGGAAGCGGTATCCTACCTGAAGGGGGAGACCTTGTCGATCCCCGCAGGGCGCCTGTCGATTAAGGAAGGACATGCTTACAAAGGCTATACCCTCGTCTGCATCGACGGCTTCAGCGTGGGCTGGGGCAAATGGCAGGACGGACTACTGAAGAACGAATATCCCGCAGGCTGGAGGTGGACTTAG
- a CDS encoding ferredoxin gives MAKYTWVEKDTCIACGACGATAPDIFDYDDEGLAEVIYENDGNHGNVVIPDDLFDDLQDSADGCPTDSIKIADAPFNKEG, from the coding sequence ATGGCTAAGTACACTTGGGTCGAAAAGGACACATGCATCGCTTGTGGTGCTTGTGGCGCGACGGCCCCTGATATTTTTGATTACGATGATGAAGGTTTGGCAGAAGTGATCTATGAGAACGACGGCAACCACGGTAATGTAGTGATTCCGGACGACTTGTTCGATGACCTGCAGGATTCAGCTGACGGATGCCCTACAGATTCCATTAAGATTGCAGATGCACCTTTCAACAAAGAAGGCTAA
- a CDS encoding DNA polymerase IV, translating into MQSVDQYYPASGRVILHVDMNAFYCSVHEAEDPEQYKGKATAVAGSVEARRGIIVTCSYAARRLGISTGMQVQKALRICPSLMLIKPDFHLYRKYSNAFMQIAYSYTPLLEAVSIDECYLDITGSRQFGTPPEIAEALQRRIMEELGLPCSIGIAPNKLLAKIASDLKKPSGISVLRLRDVPSVLWDKPCNEMFGIGGKTAEKLRKLGIYSIGQLAAADEAMLVGHFGVMGAWLKRAGNGIDHGIVNPEREQSKSIGHTTTLPHDVVGLAEARPILLNLSDQVARRLRKQGLVAAGVQLTIRTPDMKTITRSRQLEAPTESAEDIYKVACDQFARHWKGDKPVRLLGVTLQGLIPKEESAIQLDLFDYERQPKKESLNKAMDMLRNKFGENAVLTAGMLSDSHSARLRNHKERGTSLQKDNLDGADKDID; encoded by the coding sequence ATGCAGAGTGTGGATCAGTATTATCCGGCAAGCGGCAGGGTTATTCTGCATGTGGACATGAATGCCTTTTACTGCTCTGTGCATGAGGCGGAAGATCCGGAGCAATATAAAGGAAAGGCGACAGCGGTGGCGGGCAGCGTGGAGGCTAGAAGGGGAATTATCGTCACTTGCTCCTACGCCGCTCGCAGGCTGGGCATCTCCACCGGCATGCAGGTGCAGAAGGCGCTGCGGATTTGTCCGTCTTTAATGCTTATTAAGCCGGATTTCCATCTATACCGCAAGTACTCGAATGCATTTATGCAAATTGCCTACAGCTATACTCCCCTGCTCGAAGCGGTCTCGATAGACGAGTGTTATCTGGATATCACAGGCTCCCGGCAATTCGGAACGCCGCCGGAGATTGCCGAGGCGCTGCAGCGGCGGATTATGGAGGAGCTGGGTCTGCCGTGCTCCATCGGGATTGCCCCCAACAAGCTGCTGGCGAAGATCGCTTCTGATCTGAAGAAGCCCAGCGGCATCTCGGTGCTGCGGCTGCGTGATGTGCCTTCCGTGCTGTGGGACAAGCCGTGCAATGAGATGTTCGGGATTGGCGGCAAGACGGCCGAGAAGCTGCGCAAGCTGGGAATCTACAGCATCGGACAGCTGGCGGCTGCGGACGAGGCGATGCTGGTCGGCCATTTCGGCGTCATGGGCGCCTGGCTGAAGCGGGCGGGGAACGGGATTGATCACGGGATCGTGAATCCTGAGCGTGAGCAGAGCAAATCCATCGGCCATACAACCACGCTGCCGCATGATGTAGTAGGTCTGGCTGAGGCGCGCCCGATTCTGCTGAACCTAAGCGATCAGGTCGCGCGGAGACTGAGGAAGCAGGGGCTGGTTGCAGCGGGGGTACAGCTGACGATCCGCACGCCGGATATGAAGACGATTACCCGCTCCCGTCAGCTTGAGGCTCCCACGGAGAGCGCCGAGGATATCTACAAGGTGGCATGTGACCAGTTCGCACGCCACTGGAAGGGTGACAAGCCCGTGCGGCTGCTGGGGGTAACGCTCCAGGGGCTGATACCCAAAGAGGAGTCGGCCATTCAGTTGGACCTGTTCGACTACGAACGGCAGCCGAAGAAGGAGTCGCTCAATAAAGCGATGGATATGCTGCGCAATAAATTCGGCGAGAATGCAGTGCTGACCGCAGGGATGCTGAGCGACAGCCACTCGGCGCGTCTGCGTAACCATAAGGAGCGGGGGACCTCGCTGCAGAAGGATAATCTGGACGGCGCAGACAAGGATATAGACTGA
- a CDS encoding pseudouridine synthase: protein MATGGTANKKQRIDKVLSHMGIGSRSDIRKQAKQGLITVNGAVVKDSGFHVDPEQDRIEVGGEPVLYREFIYLMMNKPPGVLSATEDKRDRTVLDLLKQEHALFEPFPVGRLDKDTVGLLLLTNDGKLAHELLSPRKHVPKTYEATVEGEVDAADVAAFAEGVTLEDGYVTLPAQLSILSRERGSRVLSYISLTITEGKFHQVKRMFVAVGKKVVFLKRVSMGELKLDETLSEGACRELTARELELLRGGGAGE from the coding sequence ATGGCTACAGGAGGAACTGCGAATAAGAAGCAACGGATTGACAAGGTGCTGTCCCACATGGGGATCGGCTCACGCAGCGATATCCGCAAGCAGGCCAAGCAGGGTCTGATCACAGTAAATGGAGCAGTAGTCAAAGACAGCGGGTTCCATGTAGACCCGGAGCAGGACCGCATAGAGGTTGGCGGGGAGCCGGTCCTCTACAGGGAATTCATCTATCTGATGATGAATAAACCGCCGGGCGTATTATCCGCCACCGAAGACAAACGGGACCGTACGGTTCTGGATCTGCTGAAGCAGGAGCATGCGCTGTTCGAGCCGTTCCCGGTCGGGCGGCTGGATAAGGATACCGTGGGTCTGCTGCTGCTCACGAATGACGGCAAGCTCGCACATGAGCTGCTGTCCCCGCGCAAGCATGTCCCCAAAACTTACGAGGCCACCGTAGAAGGGGAGGTCGATGCAGCGGATGTGGCTGCTTTTGCCGAGGGAGTTACGCTTGAGGATGGTTATGTGACCCTGCCCGCGCAGCTTAGCATTCTGAGCAGAGAACGGGGCAGCCGCGTGCTGTCGTATATCTCACTCACCATTACGGAAGGCAAATTCCATCAGGTGAAGCGGATGTTCGTGGCTGTCGGGAAGAAGGTAGTGTTTCTGAAACGGGTGTCAATGGGCGAGCTGAAGCTGGACGAGACGCTGTCCGAGGGAGCCTGCCGGGAGCTCACGGCCCGCGAGCTGGAGCTGCTGCGCGGCGGCGGGGCTGGGGAATAG
- a CDS encoding DUF309 domain-containing protein, which produces MAYEPLYLAYLIYFNRDRDYFECHEVLEELWLEKQRDPLYKALLQVAVGLYHFRNANVRGSLILLKQSHEVLGRYPAVTLGVDLAKLVREAGEYVALLEAYGDQPFEYYDLTIRIVDPVLEEEVRLAAESTPPVLPQRRGPQRPDRPRHSPDGA; this is translated from the coding sequence ATGGCTTATGAGCCGCTGTATCTGGCCTACCTCATCTACTTCAACCGGGACAGGGATTATTTCGAATGTCATGAGGTGCTAGAGGAATTATGGCTGGAAAAGCAGCGTGATCCATTATACAAAGCTCTGCTGCAGGTGGCAGTAGGGCTGTACCATTTCCGTAATGCCAATGTGCGCGGCAGCCTGATTCTGCTGAAACAGTCCCATGAAGTACTGGGCAGATATCCGGCAGTGACGCTGGGTGTTGATCTGGCGAAGCTGGTCCGGGAAGCTGGGGAGTATGTTGCCCTCCTGGAAGCTTACGGTGACCAGCCCTTTGAATATTATGATCTCACAATACGCATCGTAGACCCCGTGCTGGAGGAAGAGGTCAGGCTGGCGGCTGAGTCTACTCCGCCTGTGCTGCCCCAGCGGCGCGGGCCGCAGCGGCCGGACAGACCCAGGCACAGCCCGGATGGCGCTTGA